In Gammaproteobacteria bacterium, the genomic window CAAGCCCGAGCCAGTTCCCGAGCCAGTTCCCGAGCTTGCCCCAGAACCTGAGCTCATTCCTGAGCCGGAGCCTGCCCTAGCATCTGAACCCATTCCTGAGTCTGTCATAGTGATTAACTTGGATAGTGATGGTGATGGAATTTTTGACTTGATCGACGTGTGTCCTGCAACGGCACCAGCGGTTAAAGTGGATGACTCAGGCTGTCAGCTCAAAGAGGTTATTACTCTCGATGGTGTGACCTTTGCAACAAGCTCATCAAAGCTTATTGGCCGCTCTGCTGAGGTGCTCAACAAGGTGGCGGGAACACTTAAGCGCTACCCTGGATTGCGTGTGGAAGTGGCGGGCTATACTGATAACAGTGGCTCAGCTCGATATAACCAGTCACTGTCAGAGCAGCGAGCTAACTCAGTGCGTGACTACTTGATAGAGCAAGGTGTGAGTAAAAATTCGCTTACAGTTAAAGGCTATGGGGAAGAGCAACCCATTGCAGATAATAGTACTCCCGCAGGGCGAGCCGAAAACCGCCGTGTTGAGTTGCGTAATCTAGCAGGGGATGAGTAATGAATGCAGTAGCGGCATAGCTACTCACGGGGGCTTGCTTCGGGATCGATGGTTTTGGCTGGCACTCTTGCTTGGGCCGTTGGTTAGCGGGTTGCTGCTTCAGGATAGGGGGCCTGTTGTCGCCACAGCGTTGACGTGGCAGTCGTTATTGTGGCTTGTCCTGCTCTATCCGGTTCTTGAGGAGTGGCTGTTTCGAGGTGTTATTCAGCGCCAACTGATTCGCTGTCGCTCTGCTCGACTCTCCATTTTGGGCTTTACGGCGGCTAACGGAGTGACGAGCTTACTTTTTGTTACCGCACATATGGTGGTACAACCGTTTTTGTGGGCATTACTTGTGATATTTCCATCGCTGGTATTTGGATGGTTCCGTGACCGGTACAATAGTATTTTGCCGGGAGTTATCCTGCATGCTTGTTATAATTTTGCATACTTCACAATATTTATGCTGGCAGCGTAAGGCTTTTTGTAAAGTGCGGGCAGTTGTCGTTTTTTGTCTATTTTTCTCGATGTAAAATAAACCTAAGAAAGTTATTGACGGTGGATAGAAAAGGCGTAGAATGCGCCGCTCAGTCAGGTTAAAGCCGGGGAGAGAAGCGGCGAAGCCGGATTGTACTTAGGGTTAAATAATAAGTTCATGATTGGAATGAGTCGGTACTTAGCAAGCGTATATTGTTGTTCAAGTATTTGA contains:
- the mrtJ gene encoding JDVT-CTERM system glutamic-type intramembrane protease; this translates as MSNECSSGIATHGGLLRDRWFWLALLLGPLVSGLLLQDRGPVVATALTWQSLLWLVLLYPVLEEWLFRGVIQRQLIRCRSARLSILGFTAANGVTSLLFVTAHMVVQPFLWALLVIFPSLVFGWFRDRYNSILPGVILHACYNFAYFTIFMLAA